From Sphingomonas sp. PAMC26645:
GTGAGCATTGGCGCTACCGCTTCTCGATCAACGAGAACTTGCAACCTGATCCCGTCAAGCGCCAGGAACGAAGGCAGCTTGCCAGCCTTGCGCATTTCAAAGAGAGTCCGCCGGTCAGCGCCGATCAACTTGGCCATTTCTAAGATGGTGACACCGCGTGATCGCGCAGTCTGGCATCGTTCAAAGATGTGGGAAATTAACTTCTGGACCGCCGGTGATACTCTCAAACCGTTGCGATCGGAAAGAACTTCGTAAAATGCTTTCCGGGTACTCCCACCCTTCTCTCGACCGCCAAGGTTAAGCTTATCGGCAACATGCGCCTCAACAGCGCCGGGCCAGCCAGTGAGGAAAGGCCATGCAGCCGCAAGGGCCGGAACAACAATGTCCCGAGCGCTGTCTAGGCAAAGAGACCTGTGGTGTAGTAGCGAACCCACTCGCTGGTCTACGACAGGGGCGAGCGCGCAAGCGAGTTCCAGCAGATGCCCGCCGCCCAGACCGCTTAGCTCCGGTGGCAGATAACGCCGTGCGATCCTTCGCTTGTCCGGGTCATGGTGTATCAAGCCGACGAGCATTGCCATGCTGTCACGGATATTTTCGGGAACCAGGGCGGCGCGCGCTCGCGTAAGTGGTTCTGCGCAGTAGTCACACAGGTCGATGCCCGCCGTACGTCGCCAGACCTGACGGCGACGGCAGTTTAGGTTCGGACAACGCTCTTCAAGATACTCCCATGTTTCGGTGCAAATCGGGAGTTGGCGGACTTGCCATAGGCCACGATGATGCGCGGACATCGCCAATGCCTTTGGGGAAAAGCGCCTGTACGAAAATTGTAGAAAATCCCGAGGTACGGCCGTCCCGAAGAGATTGAGCATTCTCGCATCGGGTGACCATAACGGGGAGTGCAGTCGGGTGATTTCAGTACTGACCCCCAGACAGTCGGCAAGGATTTCCAAACCCGTATCGTCGCAGAAGGAGGCGTGAGGGCGATCCGATTGAATGTCACCCGTGACCTCGGTGATCTTTGCCATTCGCGGCATGTGATGACCCGCCGCAACGCGCGCGACATAGCCGTCCAACGATTCCCCTGCGATTATCGGGAGAACGCGCGTTACACGCCATGGCGAAAGAGCGGTGCTCATTGCACGTGCTGTCTGGCAAACGGGTTGCTCTGGCAAAAATCGCGCGGGATGCAGTAGCTATCGACTGCCTCTGCCAGATCGTTCCGATCGACGGAGGCACGTCCATCGTGCAGGGCAACAGCCATAGCAGCGCGGACGATTTTGCAGATGCGCCGCACTCGGCCCGCCGACGCCTCCCAAAGCGGCCGCGCAATACTCTCGTGCGTAAGACCGGACAGGCAAGCCAGAATGCCTGCATCCACCATCGCGTCGTCGAGATCAGCCAGGAAACTCACAAAGAGTGCCCGATCCCCCTTCGTGTCCCAGCGTAGGGGCGAGAGATCGATGTCATCGTCGAGCCGCTCCATCAGTTCGGGCACCTGCGCCAGGACCGATCCGGCATCTTCCGATCCAACAAAGGCTACCGGCGCGATACCTGCGTCCATGATCTTTTCGCGGATCGCCGTGGCGATAGCACGGCTCATTCGGGGTCTACGTGCGGCGCGGTTGAACTCATCGAAGACGACGATCTGCACACCGCAGCGCTGCATCTCCGCGATCGCTCTTGGCCAGCGCGCCTTTTCGGTGCCGACATCCGGCCGGGCAGCGCCGAGCGCCTGCAGGATCGAGGTCGGCAGGGAGTCGGTCGTGCCGGCCCCCGCGGTCTCGACATGGAGCAACGGTTTGCAGCTCTCTTCAGCCGATGCCTCCAGACGACGGCGAAGGGCGACAATGGATTCGGTTTTGCCGCAACCGTGAGGCGCGACAAGCATGGCCCCGCCGCAAGGACCATGTGCCGGGCGACCGATCGCCGCAATGCGCATCTCATCAAGCGCGGCCACGACCGCGGTCTGAGGTGGGTAATCCACGCGGATCGCATCAAACCTCGCCTTGGCCTTGCCGACGCGGGTGGCTGCGCTGGCGGGCATCTCTTGCTCGGGGGCAGAGCTGAACCGGTCGGTCATTGGTAGCCCCCCTTGGTCATAGGCAGCCGGCGCTTGCGAGCCGGGGCGTCAAGTTCGATTTGCCCCGTCGCCGCGTGCTCACGGCGGCGCTCAAGCGCCGATTTTGCCGGTTTGGTACGCGGGTCAGGTCTTGATGAGACGATGTCCTGGTCGAGCGAGGTCAACCTCGCGCGGTCATTGGCGATGAAATCGCCAAGCGTTACCGAAGAGGGCGTCGCGTGAACCAGATCAACAATGTTTCCTGTGGTTTGCCTTATGCGCG
This genomic window contains:
- a CDS encoding TniB family NTP-binding protein, with the translated sequence MTDRFSSAPEQEMPASAATRVGKAKARFDAIRVDYPPQTAVVAALDEMRIAAIGRPAHGPCGGAMLVAPHGCGKTESIVALRRRLEASAEESCKPLLHVETAGAGTTDSLPTSILQALGAARPDVGTEKARWPRAIAEMQRCGVQIVVFDEFNRAARRPRMSRAIATAIREKIMDAGIAPVAFVGSEDAGSVLAQVPELMERLDDDIDLSPLRWDTKGDRALFVSFLADLDDAMVDAGILACLSGLTHESIARPLWEASAGRVRRICKIVRAAMAVALHDGRASVDRNDLAEAVDSYCIPRDFCQSNPFARQHVQ